One Methanobrevibacter sp. V74 DNA window includes the following coding sequences:
- a CDS encoding 2-oxoacid:acceptor oxidoreductase subunit alpha, with translation MAEEFFIQGNEACAKGALTAGCRFFAGYPITPSTEVAETLARELPKVGGSFVQMEDEIASAGAIIGGSWGGSKSMTATSGPGISLMQENIGYAFISETPIVIVNVQRGSPSTAQPTMAAQGDMMQARWGSHGDYEPIALSPSSVQEFFDFTIKAFNLSEEYRCPVFVMADEIIGHMREKITVEDDIEIVPRKRSEKIEGYLPFKNVENGTNPMPSFGDGFNIHVTGLTHDERGYPDTNNPETHEKLVQRICDKILNNRDKICSVKSEYCEDADVIIVSYGSPVRSAVEATRRARDNNQKVGYVKIDTPWPFPEEQLKELTKNAGDVVVVEMNLGQMYYEVDRVLKDTNVHLMGVIGGLLPTPDEILDKIDKIGGN, from the coding sequence ATGGCTGAAGAATTTTTTATTCAAGGAAATGAAGCATGTGCTAAAGGAGCATTAACTGCAGGATGTAGATTTTTTGCAGGTTATCCTATTACTCCGTCTACTGAAGTAGCGGAAACTTTAGCTCGTGAGTTACCAAAAGTGGGAGGTTCATTTGTTCAGATGGAAGATGAAATCGCATCAGCAGGTGCGATTATTGGAGGTTCTTGGGGAGGATCCAAATCAATGACTGCAACATCAGGGCCTGGTATTTCCTTAATGCAAGAAAATATAGGATACGCGTTTATAAGTGAAACCCCTATTGTCATTGTCAATGTTCAAAGAGGTTCTCCTTCAACTGCTCAACCAACTATGGCAGCGCAAGGCGATATGATGCAAGCACGTTGGGGATCTCACGGAGATTATGAACCAATAGCATTATCCCCATCAAGTGTTCAGGAATTTTTCGATTTTACAATAAAAGCATTTAACTTATCCGAGGAATACAGATGCCCAGTATTTGTAATGGCTGATGAAATTATAGGACACATGAGAGAAAAAATCACTGTTGAAGATGATATTGAGATTGTTCCAAGAAAAAGGTCTGAAAAAATTGAGGGCTATTTGCCATTTAAGAATGTTGAAAATGGAACAAATCCAATGCCTTCATTTGGTGACGGATTCAATATTCATGTAACCGGACTTACTCATGATGAAAGAGGTTATCCAGATACAAACAATCCTGAAACTCATGAAAAACTTGTTCAAAGAATTTGTGATAAAATTTTAAACAATAGAGATAAAATTTGCTCTGTCAAATCTGAATATTGTGAAGATGCGGATGTTATTATTGTTTCTTATGGTTCACCGGTTAGATCAGCTGTTGAAGCTACAAGAAGAGCTAGAGATAATAATCAAAAAGTAGGTTATGTTAAAATTGATACTCCATGGCCGTTTCCAGAAGAACAGTTAAAAGAACTTACAAAAAATGCAGGCGATGTAGTCGTCGTTGAAATGAATTTGGGTCAAATGTATTATGAAGTTGACCGTGTACTTAAAGATACTAATGTGCACTTAATGGGAGTTATTGGTGGATTATTGCCTACTCCAGATGAAATTTTAGATAAAATTGATAAAATAGGAGGAAACTAA
- a CDS encoding ferredoxin family protein produces MIIIDEKLCKGCHLCLFMCYKNVYAISPEINKKGVQLPFVKFEERCNKCGTCEVACPDQAITVDLPDNWWMQEDNNMNFNPYFTRGKK; encoded by the coding sequence TTGATTATTATTGACGAAAAATTGTGTAAAGGTTGTCATCTTTGCTTATTCATGTGTTATAAAAATGTTTATGCAATATCTCCAGAGATTAATAAAAAAGGAGTGCAATTACCATTTGTTAAATTTGAAGAGAGATGTAATAAATGCGGTACTTGTGAAGTTGCATGCCCTGACCAGGCTATAACTGTGGATTTGCCGGATAATTGGTGGATGCAAGAGGACAACAATATGAATTTTAATCCTTATTTCACAAGGGGGAAAAAGTAG
- a CDS encoding fumarate hydratase C-terminal domain-containing protein, with translation MKPLTTPISNGDIDNLKVGDKIQISGTIYTGRDAALPQLVELIEKNEVPFDLDGSVIMHTAFSNAGIAPTTSSKVEIESTIAPLSKSGVKIHIGKGMLSDGTAKSLDENNSIFVITPPVAALLTNKVLEKKCVLFENEGMEAMFELKVKNIPGIVAIHKGNKII, from the coding sequence ATGAAACCTCTGACAACACCAATTAGTAATGGAGATATTGACAATCTAAAAGTTGGAGATAAGATACAAATTTCCGGAACAATTTACACCGGACGTGACGCGGCACTTCCGCAACTTGTTGAGTTAATTGAAAAAAATGAAGTTCCTTTTGATTTAGATGGCAGCGTAATAATGCATACGGCTTTTAGTAATGCAGGAATAGCACCTACTACCAGCAGCAAGGTAGAAATTGAATCTACAATAGCACCATTAAGTAAATCTGGAGTTAAAATACACATTGGAAAAGGAATGTTAAGCGATGGGACTGCTAAATCATTAGATGAAAATAATTCCATATTTGTAATAACACCGCCAGTTGCAGCTCTCCTTACAAACAAAGTTTTAGAAAAAAAGTGTGTTTTGTTTGAAAATGAAGGCATGGAAGCCATGTTTGAGTTAAAAGTAAAAAATATTCCTGGAATAGTAGCTATCCACAAAGGAAATAAGATTATTTAA
- a CDS encoding YIP1 family protein yields the protein MKTKIMEFFTNSAKVFLNPDELFSEKKATHNYDGVFSLIFYMAILGLIFGILTKSVIITIILIITLIIGALISKLIHSLITYVIAMIYKADAEFSQLYNLMCYDGALYALIIPGIGIALLTGNLIVIPLIILVDLWKLIVNVIAVNSVFEFGYGKSFIASYALVILILIIIMGLIL from the coding sequence ATGAAAACTAAAATAATGGAATTTTTCACAAATAGTGCTAAAGTTTTCTTAAATCCAGATGAATTATTTAGTGAAAAAAAAGCAACCCATAATTATGATGGAGTTTTTTCATTAATTTTTTATATGGCAATTTTAGGACTGATTTTTGGAATTTTAACAAAAAGTGTAATTATTACAATAATACTTATAATTACTTTAATAATTGGAGCGTTAATCTCTAAATTAATACACAGTCTAATAACCTATGTTATTGCAATGATTTATAAAGCAGATGCTGAATTTAGCCAATTATATAATTTAATGTGTTATGATGGGGCTTTATATGCTTTAATCATCCCAGGTATTGGAATTGCCTTACTTACAGGTAACCTGATAGTAATACCATTAATCATACTTGTGGATTTATGGAAATTAATTGTAAATGTTATAGCTGTAAATAGTGTGTTTGAATTTGGATACGGTAAATCATTTATCGCATCATATGCATTAGTAATTTTAATTTTAATTATTATAATGGGGTTAATATTATGA
- a CDS encoding peptidylprolyl isomerase gives MTIDNGDFVRVNFTGKIKDTDEVFDTTYEEIAEEAEIFDVKKAYKPIPIVVGGNHLLPAIEEAIIGLEEGDKKTIEVDSDNAFGPRDHSLIQLVPMREFKKQGMTPVQGMKIQSDGETGKILTVNGGRVKIDFNHELAGKDLVYEVEVTEIIEDEKDKIKSMIELHYSNSNVDVEKTEIDIVDGVANIKLDEMAKFDQQPYMDITFARFRIAKDIWDNIDEINNVNFIDSFEKKEETEDEEEAEE, from the coding sequence ATGACTATAGATAACGGAGATTTTGTTAGAGTAAATTTCACTGGTAAAATAAAAGACACTGATGAAGTATTTGACACTACTTATGAAGAAATTGCAGAAGAAGCTGAAATTTTTGATGTTAAAAAAGCCTACAAACCAATTCCAATTGTTGTAGGTGGAAACCACTTATTGCCTGCTATTGAAGAGGCAATTATTGGATTAGAAGAAGGTGACAAGAAAACTATTGAAGTGGATTCTGATAATGCTTTCGGCCCTAGGGATCATTCATTAATTCAATTAGTGCCTATGAGAGAATTCAAAAAACAAGGTATGACTCCGGTTCAAGGTATGAAAATCCAATCTGATGGTGAAACTGGTAAAATCTTAACTGTTAATGGTGGAAGAGTAAAAATCGACTTTAACCATGAATTAGCTGGAAAAGACTTAGTTTATGAAGTTGAAGTAACTGAAATCATTGAAGATGAAAAAGATAAAATCAAAAGTATGATTGAGTTACATTACTCTAATTCTAATGTCGATGTTGAAAAAACTGAAATTGACATAGTTGATGGTGTTGCAAACATCAAATTAGATGAAATGGCTAAATTTGACCAACAACCCTACATGGACATTACTTTTGCAAGATTCAGAATAGCTAAAGATATCTGGGATAACATCGATGAAATTAATAATGTTAATTTCATTGATTCCTTTGAGAAAAAAGAAGAAACTGAAGATGAAGAAGAAGCAGAAGAATAA
- a CDS encoding DUF763 domain-containing protein: MQKRGSVNLPLHRGHPPRWLFSRMVDLSGALASVIIEEYSLEEFLNRISNPYWFQAFSCVLGFDWHSSGTTTTTLGALKSSLSPEEHGIYLTGGKGGRSRKTPEGIKHAGDVFNLKTKTTEKLVETSKLSAKIDNSCIQDGYTLYQHNFFITEKGDWAVVQQGLNGENKYARRYHWLGNEIDKLLNEPHSGISCDLKTPNTLNMSSKDSEEAQKISVDLINDNPNHLRQYFKRKDNQMLLEDFSMPSHHPVLDMDISDKEFEVLTKAWEIQPENYEELILLNGIGPKKIRALALISDLVYGEPASWKDPVKYSFTHGGKDGFPYPVDRETYDNSIQTIRDALDRARIKKDEKLKAIKRLDDFIS, from the coding sequence ATGCAAAAAAGAGGATCAGTTAATTTACCACTTCACAGAGGGCATCCTCCACGTTGGTTATTTTCAAGAATGGTTGACCTATCTGGAGCATTAGCTTCAGTAATTATTGAGGAATATAGTTTAGAAGAATTTTTAAATCGTATTTCCAATCCTTATTGGTTTCAAGCATTTTCTTGTGTCCTAGGTTTTGATTGGCACTCCTCTGGAACTACCACAACAACCCTTGGTGCTTTGAAATCATCCTTATCCCCTGAAGAGCATGGAATTTATTTAACTGGAGGGAAAGGTGGAAGATCGAGAAAAACACCTGAAGGGATAAAACATGCTGGAGATGTGTTTAATTTAAAAACAAAAACCACAGAAAAATTAGTTGAAACAAGTAAATTATCTGCTAAGATTGATAACTCATGTATTCAAGATGGCTACACATTATACCAACATAACTTCTTTATAACTGAAAAAGGAGACTGGGCAGTTGTTCAACAAGGATTGAATGGTGAAAATAAATATGCTAGACGTTATCATTGGTTAGGTAATGAAATAGATAAATTATTAAATGAACCTCACAGCGGAATCTCATGTGATTTAAAAACTCCCAATACATTAAATATGTCTTCAAAAGATAGCGAAGAAGCACAAAAAATTAGTGTTGATTTAATTAATGACAATCCAAATCATTTAAGACAATATTTTAAAAGAAAAGATAATCAAATGCTTTTAGAAGATTTTTCAATGCCCTCTCATCATCCAGTACTTGACATGGACATTTCTGATAAAGAATTTGAAGTGCTAACAAAAGCTTGGGAAATCCAACCTGAAAACTATGAAGAATTGATTTTACTGAATGGCATTGGCCCTAAAAAAATAAGAGCGCTTGCTTTAATATCCGACCTTGTTTATGGCGAACCTGCAAGTTGGAAGGATCCCGTCAAATATAGCTTTACACATGGAGGCAAAGACGGTTTTCCATATCCGGTTGATAGAGAGACATATGATAATTCTATCCAGACTATACGAGATGCACTTGACCGGGCACGAATAAAAAAAGATGAAAAGTTAAAAGCCATAAAAAGATTAGATGACTTTATCTCTTAA
- a CDS encoding tRNA (cytidine(56)-2'-O)-methyltransferase — translation MVVNVLRLDHRLKRDTRITTHVCLTARAFGASKIYLAGEKDTQLMENVKDTASRFGGNFKIEYAESYMGVINKWKADGGKVVHLTMYGTQAHITATEVREDGSDILIIVGGSKVPGKVYKAADWNVSVTTQPHSEVSSLAIFQHLLMDGKEFDLEFENPVLEVIPTAHGKNVNVHNENR, via the coding sequence ATGGTTGTTAATGTTTTAAGATTAGATCACAGATTAAAGAGGGATACTAGAATTACAACTCATGTTTGTCTAACCGCCCGTGCATTTGGTGCAAGTAAAATATACTTGGCTGGTGAGAAGGATACTCAGTTAATGGAAAATGTTAAAGACACCGCTTCAAGATTTGGCGGGAATTTTAAGATTGAATATGCTGAAAGTTACATGGGAGTAATTAACAAATGGAAGGCAGATGGTGGAAAGGTTGTGCATTTGACAATGTATGGTACACAAGCTCATATAACTGCAACTGAAGTAAGAGAAGATGGATCAGATATTTTAATTATTGTTGGTGGTTCCAAAGTTCCTGGAAAAGTTTATAAGGCTGCTGATTGGAATGTTTCTGTAACAACACAGCCTCATTCTGAAGTTTCTTCCCTTGCAATATTTCAACACTTGTTGATGGATGGTAAGGAATTCGATTTAGAATTTGAAAATCCAGTATTGGAAGTAATTCCAACAGCTCATGGTAAAAACGTTAATGTTCACAATGAAAATCGTTAA
- the cobS gene encoding adenosylcobinamide-GDP ribazoletransferase — MEDDSYFEDEEFSPIKSILGLLTFSTILPINVFTSIEYMTKLTWVWPFLHILIGILAAICGYISLEFLHLNSFFTAAVVYAFLMIITGYNHLDGVMDMADGVMVHGDAEKKIRVMKDSSVGAGGIATLFLVASLTIAGIYNILDYNFIMGIIICEMSAKTSLLTTALLSEPLTPGIGSYFIKETNVPNYYASTVIVAIIAYLLGGWIGIAGVLGAMLSGVIIANIAKRNFILANGDVLGMSNEVGRLLSLLFMAITLFFI; from the coding sequence ATGGAAGATGATAGTTACTTTGAAGATGAAGAATTTTCACCAATAAAATCCATTTTAGGACTTTTAACATTCTCAACAATACTTCCAATCAATGTTTTCACATCGATTGAGTATATGACTAAATTAACATGGGTATGGCCATTTTTACATATATTGATTGGTATTTTAGCGGCAATTTGTGGTTATATTTCACTTGAGTTCTTACATTTAAATTCATTTTTCACGGCTGCTGTTGTATATGCATTTTTGATGATAATAACTGGTTATAATCATCTTGATGGTGTAATGGACATGGCCGATGGGGTTATGGTTCATGGGGATGCTGAAAAGAAAATTAGGGTAATGAAAGATTCTAGTGTGGGTGCTGGGGGAATTGCTACACTGTTTTTAGTTGCAAGTCTCACAATTGCTGGAATTTACAATATTCTTGATTATAATTTTATAATGGGTATTATAATATGTGAAATGTCTGCAAAAACATCTTTATTGACTACTGCATTGCTATCAGAACCTTTAACACCAGGTATTGGTAGCTATTTTATAAAAGAAACTAATGTTCCTAATTATTATGCTTCAACAGTGATTGTAGCAATTATTGCATATTTGCTTGGTGGATGGATTGGTATTGCGGGTGTTCTAGGTGCAATGCTTTCCGGTGTTATAATCGCAAATATTGCAAAACGTAATTTTATTTTAGCTAATGGTGATGTTTTAGGAATGAGTAATGAAGTTGGACGTTTATTATCATTATTATTCATGGCAATAACATTGTTTTTCATTTAA
- a CDS encoding phosphatidylglycerophosphatase A, whose amino-acid sequence MEFNIIEKDYGICINNPNHFLAFSDFTVSDGIDIVQNVNIIKSKNEFEATAKRAEVFNNMEGSYIAQATESLNYFKNTYDDLSIFTFMANDVIVDDFADKLQVANSHKGFTDARINLSHVIYIDKAISPKDLLKIFKLVASTKAKTLANMGLPLHIQYILNDNDFLAVLSNVSDNGGGSLDINNAKWDDIDFEDLKIRISDAIEISMEDAFKNLKLSFGILDYLVSEGIQIGDLVDAGMELLHDVEITPVLKDKMTAQIFKSLIDINVIALLMAGIRLEQDLNHNRLREVATCDDSTYLYGDEVLGFAISNQIAGTKAAFNFKRYNEIKPGIIGGLPPVLDNIFAGLIAGCISKIFEE is encoded by the coding sequence ATGGAATTTAATATCATCGAAAAAGATTATGGTATTTGCATCAATAATCCAAATCATTTTTTAGCATTCAGTGATTTCACTGTAAGTGATGGGATTGATATTGTCCAAAATGTTAATATAATCAAATCTAAGAATGAATTTGAAGCTACAGCTAAAAGAGCAGAAGTTTTTAACAATATGGAAGGTTCATATATTGCTCAAGCAACCGAATCTTTAAACTACTTTAAAAACACTTATGATGATTTATCTATTTTTACTTTCATGGCAAATGATGTCATTGTCGATGATTTTGCTGATAAATTACAAGTTGCAAATTCACATAAAGGTTTTACTGATGCAAGAATTAATTTAAGTCATGTAATTTATATTGATAAAGCAATCTCGCCAAAGGATTTACTTAAAATCTTTAAATTAGTAGCCAGTACTAAGGCTAAAACATTAGCTAATATGGGTTTGCCTTTACATATTCAATATATTTTAAATGATAATGATTTTTTAGCAGTATTGTCTAATGTTTCAGATAATGGTGGCGGATCTTTGGATATTAATAATGCAAAATGGGATGATATTGATTTTGAAGATTTAAAAATACGAATTAGTGATGCTATTGAGATAAGTATGGAAGACGCATTTAAAAATCTCAAGCTAAGCTTTGGCATTCTTGATTACTTGGTATCTGAAGGAATACAGATAGGTGATTTAGTTGATGCTGGAATGGAACTTTTACATGATGTTGAAATAACTCCGGTGTTAAAAGATAAAATGACAGCACAAATTTTCAAATCATTAATTGATATTAATGTTATTGCATTATTGATGGCAGGTATTAGGCTAGAGCAAGATTTAAATCATAACCGCCTGAGGGAAGTTGCTACTTGTGATGATTCAACTTATCTTTATGGGGATGAGGTATTGGGTTTTGCAATTTCAAATCAAATTGCTGGAACAAAAGCTGCATTCAATTTCAAAAGATACAATGAAATTAAACCTGGAATCATTGGAGGTTTGCCTCCGGTGCTTGATAATATTTTCGCCGGATTGATTGCAGGATGCATATCTAAAATATTTGAGGAATAA